One window of the Trifolium pratense cultivar HEN17-A07 linkage group LG2, ARS_RC_1.1, whole genome shotgun sequence genome contains the following:
- the LOC123908476 gene encoding cytochrome P450 71D8-like, which yields MEVKLSSIIITFLLFLMLRLFAKYYKQKTYKLPPGPMKLPLIGNLHQMAALGSLPHRAFQHLAKQYGPIVHLKLGEISTIVISSPKLAKEILKTHDVIFANRPKLQTPDIMAYGSIDIAFSPYGDYWRQMRKICMLELLSNKRVQTFSYIREDETRNFIKSIQSLAGSSVNLTNRIFSLVSSTVSRSAFGDKTEDQDEFVILIRKTIESLGGLEPADLFPSMKSIIQVLTGSKSRTEKMHKKSDKIMEIIVRKHQEKQRRAKEEKNSGDDEKEDLVDVLLRIKDSGSLEIPITNNSIKAVIFDAFAAGTDTTTSTIVWVISELIKNPSVMKKAQAEIREACKGKEIISESDIQELPYLKLVLKETLRLHPPTPLLLPRESTELINIDGYDIPKKTKVMINVWAMARDPNYWTDAEMFIPERFVGSSIDYKGNNFEYLPFGAGRRICPGLAFGIAGIMLPVALLIYHFNWELPNQMKPKDLDMTEHYGLAIGRKSDLCLIPTVYA from the exons ATGGAAGTTAAACTTTCGTCCATTATTATCACATTTTTGCTTTTCTTAATGCTACGTTTGTTTGCAAaatattacaaacaaaaaacctACAAATTACCACCTGGTCCAATGAAGTTACCACTTATTGGTAACCTTCATCAAATGGCAGCATTAGGATCACTTCCACATCGTGCTTTTCAACACCTTGCTAAACAATATGGACCTATTGTCCACCTAAAACTTGGTGAAATTTCAACTATAGTTATAAGCTCACCAAAATTAGCAAAAGAAATATTGAAAACGCATGATGTTATTTTTGCTAATAGGCCAAAACTTCAAACTCCTGATATTATGGCTTATGGTTCAATAGATATTGCATTTTCTCCATATGGTGATTATTGGagacaaatgagaaaaatatgtatgttAGAGCTTTTAAGTAACAAAAGGGTTCaaactttctcttatattagAGAAGACGAGACgagaaattttataaaatcaattcaGTCATTAGCAGGGTCTTCAGTAAATCTCACTAATAGAATTTTTTCGTTAGTGAGTTCTACGGTTTCTAGGTCGGCGTTTGGTGACAAAACTGAGGATCAAGATGAATTTGTGATTTTGATTAGAAAAACCATTGAATCTCTTGGAGGACTTGAACCTGCTGATTTGTTTCCTTCAATGAAATCTATAATACAAGTGTTAACCGGCTCGAAATCAAGAACGGAGAAAATGCACAAAAAAAGTGACAAAATTATGGAAATTATTGTAAGGAAGCATCAAGAGAAGCAAAGAAgagccaaagaagaaaaaaatagtggTGATGATGAGAAGGAAGATCTTGTTGATGTGCTTTTGAGAATCAAAGACAGTGGAAGCCTTGAAATCCCAATAACAAATAACAGCATCAAAGCTGTGATTTTT GATGCATTTGCTGCGGGAACTgacacaacaacatcaacaataGTCTGGGTGATATCAGAGTTGATCAAAAATCCAAGTGTAATGAAAAAGGCTCAAGCTGAAATAAGAGAAGCATGTAAAGGAAAGGAAATAATATCTGAAAGTGATATACAAGAACTTCCTTACCTAAAATTAGTCTTAAAAGAGACATTAAGGCTACACCCTCCTACTCCTTTATTGCTCCCTAGAGAATCCACAGAATTAATCAATATTGATGGATATGATATACCAAAAAAGACCAAAGTCATGATAAATGTATGGGCTATGGCAAGAGATCCTAACTATTGGACCGATGCTGAGATGTTTATTCCAGAGAGGTTTGTGGGTAGTTCTATTGATTACAAAGGAAATAATTTTGAGTATCTTCCTTTCGGAGCTGGAAGAAGAATATGTCCCGGCTTGGCGTTTGGTATAGCTGGAATAATGCTTCCCGTGGCTCTACTAATTTATCATTTCAATTGGGAACTTCCAAATCAGATGAAACCTAAGGATTTGGATATGACTGAACATTATGGATTGGCTATCGGAAGGAAAAGTGACTTGTGTTTGATTCCCACAGTTTATGCATGA